A window of the Lactuca sativa cultivar Salinas chromosome 7, Lsat_Salinas_v11, whole genome shotgun sequence genome harbors these coding sequences:
- the LOC111883721 gene encoding uncharacterized protein LOC111883721 codes for MATIIPLTTNTPFPIKLTPINSPVWRKQILSTLIGLDRDRLIIDFTKPPTKYLNKEYTKPNPYIIVWYRQDQIIIDAILGSCSETIQATISSAKTALKAWNQLSVSYANVSRSRIISIKTKLTKKPKGARSITEYLHEMKIIADALALAQSSIDDEDLIVNILAQLRDEFNSITATIKVRDKPILIPETIQQTCRF; via the coding sequence ATGGCAACAATTATCCCCTTAACAACTAATACCCCCTTCCCCATAAAACTAACCCCCATAAATTCTCCAGTTTGGAGGAAGCAAATTCTGTCAACACTCATTGGTCTCGATCGTGATCGATTAATCATAGATTTCACAAAACCACCAACCAAATATCTCAACAAAGAGTACACCAAACCAAACCCATACATTATCGTCTGGTACAGGCAAGATCAAATAATCATCGACGCCATCTTAGGCAGTTGCTCAGAAACTATACAAGCCACAATTTCTTCTGCAAAAACTGCCCTTAAAGCTTGGAATCAACTCAGTGTGAGCTATGCCAATGTCTCAAGAAGCCGTATTATATCTATAAAAACCAAACTCACCAAGAAGCCTAAAGGGGCTAGATCGATCACTGAATACCTTCATGAAATGAAAATCATTGCAGATGCATTAGCCCTAGCTCAAAGCTCGATTGACGATGAAGACCTTATCGTGAACATCCTGGCACAACTTCGCGATGAGTTCAATAGCATCACTGCTACAATCAAAGTCCGAGATAAGCCGATTTTGATACCCGAAACTATTCAACAAACTTGTCGATTTTGA